The Streptomyces seoulensis genome contains a region encoding:
- a CDS encoding SDR family oxidoreductase: MNDDDSAGGLRCLVTGATGYIGGRLVPELLAAGHQVRCLARTPHKLRDHPWAGDVEVVKGDVTDPGSLAEAMRDVDVAYYLVHALASGDSFEETDRRAARNFGEQAKAAGVSRIVYLGGLTPAGVPEQELSPHLRSRAEVGHILMASGVPTAVLRAAVIIGSGSASFEMLRYLTERLPVMVTPSWVHTRIQPIGVKDVLRLLVGSARLPSDVNRTFDIGGPDILTYRQMMLRYAQLAHLPHRLILSVPMLTPGLSSHWVGLVTPVPASIARPLTESLRYEVVCREHDIRRYLSDPPGHPYGFDKAVQLALRRVREAKVVTRWSSASVPGAPSDSLPTDPDWAGGSLYTDERETLVDASVPRLWRVIEGVGGDNGWYSFPLAWSLRGWMDRAMGGVGLRRGRRDAERLRVGDSLDFWRVEEIEPGHLLRLRAEMRLPGLAWLEMYAEPDGEGRSRYRQRAVFHPHGLLGQAYWWAVSPFHAIVFGGMARNIARAAVHGPVPTMRSRRPRNRGFSSLMLRNRRLKKRSRR, from the coding sequence ATGAACGACGACGACTCCGCGGGCGGGCTGCGCTGTCTGGTGACCGGTGCCACCGGCTACATCGGGGGCAGGCTCGTACCGGAGCTGCTCGCCGCCGGGCACCAGGTGCGCTGCCTGGCGCGCACCCCGCACAAGCTGCGCGACCACCCGTGGGCCGGTGACGTGGAGGTGGTCAAGGGCGATGTCACGGACCCCGGATCGCTGGCGGAGGCGATGCGGGACGTCGACGTGGCGTACTACCTGGTGCACGCGCTGGCCAGCGGCGACAGCTTCGAGGAGACCGACCGCCGCGCGGCCCGTAACTTCGGCGAGCAGGCGAAGGCGGCCGGGGTGAGCCGGATCGTGTACCTCGGCGGGCTCACGCCGGCCGGTGTGCCGGAGCAGGAGCTCTCCCCGCATCTGCGCTCGCGCGCGGAGGTCGGGCACATCCTCATGGCGTCCGGTGTGCCGACGGCGGTGCTGCGCGCCGCGGTGATCATCGGCTCCGGCTCGGCCTCCTTCGAGATGCTGCGCTACCTCACCGAGCGGCTGCCGGTGATGGTGACCCCGAGCTGGGTGCACACCCGTATCCAGCCGATCGGCGTCAAGGACGTGCTGCGGCTGCTCGTGGGCTCCGCGCGGCTGCCCTCGGACGTGAACCGGACGTTCGACATCGGCGGCCCGGACATCCTGACGTACCGTCAGATGATGCTGCGCTACGCGCAGTTGGCACATCTTCCGCACCGGCTCATCCTGTCCGTGCCGATGCTGACTCCGGGACTGTCCAGCCACTGGGTGGGGCTGGTGACCCCGGTCCCCGCCTCCATCGCCCGGCCGCTGACCGAGTCGCTGCGCTACGAGGTGGTGTGCCGCGAGCACGACATCCGGCGGTATCTGTCGGACCCGCCGGGGCATCCGTACGGCTTCGACAAGGCGGTCCAGCTCGCCCTGCGCCGGGTGCGGGAGGCGAAGGTGGTCACCCGCTGGTCGTCCGCGTCGGTGCCCGGCGCGCCGAGCGACTCGCTGCCGACCGATCCGGACTGGGCGGGCGGCAGCCTGTACACCGACGAGCGCGAGACGCTGGTGGACGCGTCGGTGCCCCGGCTGTGGCGGGTCATCGAGGGCGTGGGCGGTGACAACGGCTGGTACTCCTTCCCGCTCGCCTGGAGCCTGCGCGGCTGGATGGACCGCGCGATGGGCGGGGTGGGCCTGCGCCGGGGCCGCCGGGACGCGGAGCGGCTGCGGGTCGGCGACTCGCTGGACTTCTGGCGGGTCGAGGAGATCGAGCCGGGCCATCTGCTGCGGCTGCGGGCCGAGATGCGGCTGCCGGGGCTGGCTTGGCTGGAGATGTACGCGGAGCCGGACGGGGAGGGCCGCAGCCGGTACCGGCAGCGGGCGGTGTTCCATCCGCACGGGCTGCTGGGCCAGGCGTACTGGTGGGCCGTGTCGCCGTTCCACGCGATCGTGTTCGGGGGGATGGCCCGCAACATCGCGCGGGCCGCGGTCCACGGCCCCGTCCCGACGATGAGGAGCCGGAGGCCGAGGAACCGGGGATTCAGCAGTCTGATGCTCAGGAACCGGAGGCTGAAAAAGCGGTCGCGGCGTTGA